In one window of Pseudodesulfovibrio sediminis DNA:
- a CDS encoding CheR family methyltransferase yields MAGNNSAEAGNLQVFRSEMGDAEFKRFSELIHSEFGIKMPPTKKILLQSRFQKRLRALGMSSYKEYCDYVFSKEGREAERTNLIDVVTTNTTHFFREPKHWDIMNNTVLPELWQRGIGRHSPLNIWSAGCSSGEEPYTLSMVLHEWTDTHSGFDFSVLATDISQKILAEAKRAIYSIDKVDDVDMKYKKKYMLKSKDKTKVKMDSILRNKVSFKQLNFMEDFKLPQKQDIIFCRNVVIYFDRNTQTMLFNKFCNNLKPNGYLFIGHSESLSGMNLPIKQVAPTVFQRL; encoded by the coding sequence ATGGCCGGAAACAATTCTGCTGAAGCTGGAAATCTGCAAGTCTTTCGTTCGGAAATGGGTGACGCTGAATTCAAACGATTCAGCGAGCTTATCCATTCCGAATTCGGCATCAAGATGCCGCCCACCAAGAAAATTCTGCTTCAAAGCCGTTTCCAGAAACGCCTGCGTGCGCTGGGCATGTCCAGTTACAAGGAGTACTGTGATTACGTTTTTTCCAAGGAAGGCCGTGAAGCCGAGCGGACCAACCTTATCGACGTGGTCACCACAAACACCACCCATTTCTTCCGCGAGCCCAAACACTGGGACATCATGAACAACACAGTACTTCCCGAGCTATGGCAACGCGGCATCGGGCGTCACTCTCCCCTGAACATCTGGTCTGCCGGTTGCTCCAGCGGTGAAGAGCCGTACACGCTGTCCATGGTCCTGCACGAGTGGACAGACACGCACTCCGGTTTTGATTTTTCTGTTCTCGCCACAGACATTTCCCAGAAGATTCTGGCCGAGGCCAAGCGCGCCATATACTCCATCGACAAGGTCGACGACGTGGACATGAAATACAAGAAAAAGTACATGCTCAAGTCCAAAGACAAGACCAAAGTGAAGATGGACTCCATCCTGCGAAACAAGGTTTCGTTCAAACAGCTGAATTTCATGGAAGATTTCAAACTGCCACAGAAACAGGACATCATCTTCTGTCGCAATGTGGTCATCTATTTCGACCGCAACACACAAACCATGCTTTTCAACAAATTCTGCAATAATCTCAAGCCTAACGGCTATCTGTTCATCGGCCATTCAGAGTCCCTGTCCGGCATGAACCTGCCCATCAAACAGGTCGCGCCCACAGTCTTCCAACGTCTCTAG
- the rny gene encoding ribonuclease Y, protein MITEIAIVGGGVFAGLGIGLILSKFISNKKVEDSRGLADRIIEEARKESEALKKETRLQAQDEIYSQKTELEREFKDREAQLKGEEKRLHSKEERLDAKREQVADKEAQMVELEKQLIKQEKQLGDLEEDLEQKADEHERKLQEISGLTVEEAKENLLKEIESRTRHEAAKMIRNIEMEAKENASKKAKEVLSLALQRYAGDYAGEQTVTAVTLPSEDMKGRIIGREGRNIRALEAATGVDLIIDDTPETVVLSAFSPLKREIAKQALERLIHDGRIHPARIEEIVRKVEGEMDTKLKEIGEQATFDVGVHGIHPEVINLLGRLHYRTSFSQNVLQHSMEVAFLCGVMAAELGLNEKEAKRAGLLHDIGKAVDHEIEGPHAIIGADLAKKHGESKEIIHSIAAHHEDTPPMSILANLVQAADSLSGARPGARKELLENYVKRLEELEGLATGFDGVQKAYAIQAGREIRVMVDSEKVGDENTYVLCKDIAEKIENNMTYPGQIRVTVIREKRAVGYAK, encoded by the coding sequence ATGATAACCGAAATCGCCATAGTTGGCGGTGGAGTTTTTGCAGGGCTGGGAATCGGACTCATTCTCAGCAAATTCATCTCCAATAAAAAAGTAGAAGATTCCAGGGGTCTGGCAGACCGCATAATTGAAGAAGCCAGAAAAGAAAGCGAGGCTCTGAAAAAAGAGACCCGCCTTCAGGCACAGGATGAAATTTATAGTCAGAAAACCGAGCTTGAACGGGAATTCAAGGACCGGGAGGCCCAGCTCAAAGGCGAGGAGAAGCGACTCCATTCCAAAGAAGAGCGCCTGGATGCCAAACGGGAACAGGTCGCTGACAAGGAAGCCCAGATGGTAGAGCTGGAAAAACAGCTCATCAAACAGGAAAAACAACTGGGTGATCTTGAAGAAGATCTGGAACAGAAAGCGGACGAACACGAACGCAAGCTTCAGGAAATTTCCGGCCTGACAGTGGAAGAAGCGAAAGAGAACCTGCTCAAGGAGATCGAATCCCGCACCCGCCATGAAGCCGCAAAGATGATTCGCAACATTGAGATGGAGGCCAAGGAAAATGCCTCCAAAAAGGCCAAGGAAGTCCTTTCTCTGGCCCTGCAACGCTATGCCGGCGACTATGCCGGAGAGCAGACCGTGACCGCGGTGACCCTGCCATCCGAAGATATGAAAGGCCGCATCATCGGTCGTGAGGGGCGCAACATCCGCGCCCTGGAGGCCGCCACCGGCGTGGACCTGATCATCGACGACACCCCGGAGACCGTGGTGCTGTCCGCATTCTCCCCCCTCAAGCGCGAAATCGCCAAGCAGGCGCTGGAGCGGCTCATCCACGATGGCCGCATTCACCCGGCCCGCATCGAAGAGATCGTCCGCAAGGTGGAAGGCGAAATGGACACCAAGCTCAAGGAGATCGGCGAACAGGCCACCTTTGACGTGGGAGTCCACGGCATCCACCCCGAGGTCATCAACCTGCTGGGACGCCTGCACTACCGGACCTCTTTCTCGCAGAACGTCCTGCAACATTCCATGGAAGTCGCGTTCCTGTGTGGCGTGATGGCAGCCGAACTCGGCCTCAACGAAAAAGAAGCCAAGCGCGCAGGTCTGCTGCATGATATCGGCAAGGCCGTTGATCACGAAATTGAAGGCCCCCACGCCATCATCGGCGCAGACCTCGCCAAGAAGCATGGCGAATCCAAGGAAATCATCCATTCCATCGCCGCGCACCACGAAGACACGCCGCCCATGTCCATCCTGGCCAATCTGGTCCAGGCCGCGGACTCACTGTCCGGCGCACGTCCCGGTGCACGCAAGGAGCTGCTTGAGAACTACGTCAAGCGCCTTGAGGAGCTGGAAGGGCTGGCCACCGGGTTCGACGGCGTGCAAAAGGCCTACGCCATCCAGGCTGGCCGTGAAATTCGCGTCATGGTCGACTCCGAAAAGGTCGGTGATGAGAACACATACGTGCTCTGTAAGGATATAGCGGAAAAAATAGAGAACAACATGACCTATCCCGGCCAGATCCGGGTAACGGTCATCAGGGAAAAGCGGGCCGTCGGGTACGCCAAATAG
- the zapA gene encoding cell division protein ZapA, whose product MPRYTLTLLGLDISFKTDADSTRIKAAQTLIENKHKELVEGAGDISKERLLTYLLLSLADDFLVAEEKRTRQEEKIGEILEKTSTESD is encoded by the coding sequence ATGCCACGCTATACGTTGACCCTATTGGGACTTGATATATCCTTCAAGACAGATGCGGACAGTACTCGCATCAAAGCCGCACAGACGCTTATTGAGAACAAGCACAAGGAGCTTGTTGAAGGCGCGGGTGATATCAGCAAAGAAAGGTTGCTCACCTACCTCCTTCTGAGTCTGGCGGATGATTTCCTTGTCGCGGAAGAAAAACGAACGCGACAGGAAGAGAAGATCGGAGAGATTTTGGAAAAAACCTCAACGGAATCGGACTGA
- the glmU gene encoding bifunctional UDP-N-acetylglucosamine diphosphorylase/glucosamine-1-phosphate N-acetyltransferase GlmU has translation MPKNVITALVLAAGKGTRMHSQKAKVLQTIMNEPMLHYVYAALTPIMKERILTVIGHDADGVKTAFPDMCDRFVMQEQQLGTGHALQVAWDAVEKTGATHCLVINGDTPLVTVEALDRLLKAENCCDLAFMTITPRETGEFGRVVRGEGRKITAIVEAKDFDMAVHGPVTGEVNAGIYLLKINTIGPLLSRLRNDNKSGEYYITDLVELAVEEGLSVDGVQCGNDISLMGINSPRELITAETALRRQVVDDLIDSGVLIHNPDTVIIGPRVKVEPGAEIFGHCEIYGDSFVATGARMGSYSYITDSTFATGCDVRQFNHIEGAEVGEGCWVGPYARLRPGAKLEKDARVGNFVEMKKATLGECAKAGHLTYLGDTIVGGGANIGAGTITCNYDGKNKFQTEIGEGAFIGSNTALVAPVTVGKNALVGAGSTITKDVPENQAGIARGKQINIKRRLKK, from the coding sequence ATGCCTAAGAATGTAATAACCGCACTGGTTCTGGCTGCCGGCAAGGGTACACGAATGCACTCCCAGAAAGCCAAAGTCCTGCAGACCATAATGAACGAACCCATGCTGCACTATGTATATGCCGCGCTCACACCGATCATGAAAGAACGCATCCTGACCGTCATCGGCCATGATGCCGATGGTGTAAAGACTGCCTTCCCGGACATGTGCGACCGCTTTGTCATGCAGGAGCAGCAGCTCGGCACGGGCCACGCGCTTCAGGTCGCCTGGGACGCAGTGGAAAAAACCGGCGCCACCCACTGCCTGGTCATCAACGGCGACACCCCGCTCGTGACCGTAGAGGCTCTGGATCGATTGCTCAAGGCCGAAAACTGCTGCGATCTGGCGTTCATGACCATCACCCCCCGCGAAACCGGCGAGTTCGGTCGAGTGGTCCGTGGCGAAGGCCGCAAGATCACCGCCATTGTGGAGGCCAAGGACTTTGACATGGCCGTGCATGGCCCGGTCACAGGTGAAGTGAATGCGGGCATTTACCTGCTCAAGATAAACACCATAGGCCCGCTGCTGTCCCGGCTGAGAAACGACAACAAATCAGGCGAATACTATATCACCGACCTCGTTGAACTGGCGGTCGAGGAAGGCCTGAGCGTGGACGGCGTCCAGTGCGGAAACGACATCTCCCTCATGGGCATCAACTCCCCCCGCGAGCTGATCACGGCGGAAACAGCTCTCAGACGGCAGGTGGTGGACGACCTCATTGACTCCGGCGTGCTCATTCACAACCCGGACACCGTGATCATCGGTCCCCGCGTCAAGGTGGAGCCGGGCGCGGAAATATTCGGCCACTGCGAAATCTACGGTGACTCGTTCGTGGCCACCGGCGCACGTATGGGGTCATATTCGTACATCACGGATTCCACCTTTGCCACGGGGTGTGACGTGCGCCAGTTCAATCACATCGAAGGCGCAGAGGTCGGCGAAGGATGCTGGGTCGGCCCCTATGCCCGACTGCGGCCCGGCGCGAAGCTCGAAAAAGACGCACGGGTGGGCAACTTCGTGGAGATGAAAAAAGCCACTCTGGGCGAATGCGCCAAGGCTGGACATCTGACCTATCTCGGCGATACCATTGTGGGAGGCGGAGCCAACATCGGAGCCGGTACCATTACTTGCAATTACGATGGCAAGAACAAGTTTCAAACCGAGATCGGTGAAGGCGCATTCATAGGCTCCAACACCGCGCTCGTTGCCCCGGTGACTGTCGGCAAAAACGCCTTGGTGGGCGCGGGTTCCACCATCACCAAGGACGTGCCTGAAAACCAGGCCGGCATTGCGCGTGGAAAGCAGATCAACATTAAGCGACGCCTCAAGAAATAA
- a CDS encoding HD domain-containing protein, with translation MAINENTIPNILDFLRRAEGLKSTLRTSWTRNGRQESTAEHSWRLALFAMLITDQYPDLDALRILKLCLVHDLGETINGDIPAPKQNGSKTEDERADMVDLLRPLPQSMQDEFMSLWEEYEFMQTPEAQVVKALDKLETLLQHTQGINPPDIDYAFNLDYGTRYTDCDPFIRELRAIIDTETRCCQKGSLGK, from the coding sequence ATGGCGATCAATGAGAACACCATTCCGAATATACTCGATTTTCTTCGTCGGGCCGAGGGACTCAAATCCACGCTGCGGACCTCCTGGACACGGAATGGCCGCCAGGAAAGTACGGCCGAGCACAGTTGGCGGCTGGCCTTGTTCGCCATGCTGATAACGGATCAGTACCCGGACCTCGATGCCCTCAGAATACTCAAATTGTGTCTTGTCCACGATCTCGGGGAGACCATCAACGGCGATATCCCGGCTCCCAAGCAAAACGGCTCCAAGACCGAAGATGAGCGGGCGGACATGGTCGATCTGTTGCGTCCGTTGCCTCAGTCCATGCAGGACGAGTTCATGAGCCTGTGGGAGGAGTACGAGTTCATGCAGACCCCGGAAGCGCAGGTGGTCAAGGCGCTTGATAAGCTTGAGACCCTGCTCCAGCACACGCAGGGCATCAACCCCCCGGATATCGATTACGCCTTTAATTTGGACTACGGCACCAGGTATACGGATTGTGATCCGTTCATCCGTGAGCTTCGGGCAATCATCGACACCGAGACCCGCTGTTGCCAAAAGGGTTCCCTCGGCAAATAA
- a CDS encoding OPT/YSL family transporter, which produces MYDDKELKEYRDLMKPPDKFEEGFDWKTIVGAIFIGFLMMPGSMYLQLVIGQGIGPAARWVTIILFAEIAKRSYTHLKQQEIFLLYYMAGAALASPFQGLLWNQYLVQSDAARMLGLTEFIPHWIAPALGSGSYLERTFMHRDWLVPIMLLIGAQLVQRIDHFGLGYSLYRITSDVEKLPFPMAPVGALGTMALAESTEDKKTGWKWRVFSIGGVIGLAFGFFYVLLPALSGLLFTEPIRLIPIPWIELTMHTEDTLPAVATGIQFDLGLVFIGMVLPFWAVIGGLVGLIVTIIANPILYAHGILHRWHPGMATVETVFANNFDFYMSFGIGLGLAIGVVGIYYVIKSFRDTSGKGLDFSVLFNPPEGRGDINFWVSIGIYVFSTLCYIAFCVWLVPSFPWIFFVLYGFIYTPVISYITARMEGVAGQFISLPMVREFSFIAGAKFFGYQGLEIWYAPIPIHNYGEATVQFRQIELTGTSLRGIIKAEIIVFPIVMISSLLFSQFLWQLAPIPSPEYPFAQELWHLQALNTLLMQTSTLEGNSLFFEALSGPVVASGLGLGLILYSVLNVLGLPVLLVYGVVRGLGQSTPHGLLLEVIGALLGRFYFMKKYGKQWRHYAPVLLAGFSCGMGLTGMFAMGCTLIMKSLGRLAY; this is translated from the coding sequence ATGTACGACGATAAAGAGTTAAAAGAATATCGCGACTTGATGAAGCCGCCGGACAAGTTCGAAGAGGGCTTTGACTGGAAGACTATTGTCGGTGCCATTTTCATTGGCTTCCTGATGATGCCCGGCTCCATGTATCTGCAACTGGTCATCGGACAGGGAATCGGCCCGGCGGCCCGGTGGGTGACCATCATCCTCTTTGCCGAGATCGCCAAGAGATCGTATACCCATCTGAAACAACAAGAAATTTTCCTGCTGTACTACATGGCAGGCGCAGCGCTGGCATCGCCCTTTCAGGGGCTTCTCTGGAACCAGTATCTGGTGCAGTCCGACGCGGCCCGCATGCTCGGCCTGACCGAATTCATCCCGCACTGGATCGCCCCGGCCCTCGGTTCCGGCTCCTATCTCGAACGCACGTTCATGCATCGTGACTGGCTGGTGCCGATCATGCTGCTCATCGGCGCGCAGCTCGTGCAGCGCATCGACCATTTCGGGCTGGGCTATTCCCTGTATCGCATCACCTCGGACGTGGAAAAACTGCCTTTCCCCATGGCTCCGGTGGGCGCACTGGGCACCATGGCCCTGGCCGAATCCACTGAAGACAAGAAAACCGGCTGGAAGTGGCGGGTGTTCTCCATAGGCGGGGTCATCGGACTCGCTTTCGGCTTCTTCTATGTGCTCCTGCCTGCGCTCTCGGGGCTGCTCTTTACCGAACCGATACGGCTCATCCCCATCCCGTGGATAGAGCTGACCATGCACACCGAGGACACGCTGCCGGCCGTGGCGACAGGTATTCAGTTCGATCTCGGGCTGGTCTTCATAGGCATGGTGCTGCCGTTCTGGGCGGTCATCGGCGGGCTGGTCGGCCTCATCGTCACCATCATCGCCAACCCCATTCTCTACGCCCACGGCATCCTGCATCGCTGGCATCCGGGCATGGCCACCGTGGAAACGGTCTTTGCCAACAACTTTGATTTCTACATGAGTTTCGGTATCGGGCTCGGTCTGGCCATCGGTGTGGTCGGTATCTATTACGTCATCAAATCTTTCCGCGACACCAGCGGTAAAGGACTTGATTTTTCAGTGCTGTTCAACCCGCCGGAAGGCCGGGGCGACATCAACTTCTGGGTGTCCATCGGCATCTATGTCTTTTCCACGCTCTGTTACATCGCCTTCTGCGTCTGGCTGGTGCCGTCCTTCCCCTGGATTTTCTTCGTGCTCTACGGCTTCATCTACACCCCGGTGATCTCGTACATCACCGCACGCATGGAGGGTGTGGCCGGTCAATTCATCTCGCTCCCCATGGTTCGGGAATTCTCCTTCATCGCCGGAGCCAAGTTCTTCGGCTATCAGGGACTGGAGATCTGGTACGCCCCCATTCCCATCCACAACTATGGCGAGGCCACTGTCCAGTTCCGTCAGATCGAACTGACCGGAACCAGCCTGCGCGGGATCATCAAGGCGGAGATCATCGTCTTTCCCATCGTCATGATCTCTTCGCTGCTCTTCTCGCAATTCCTGTGGCAACTGGCACCCATCCCCTCACCGGAATATCCCTTTGCCCAGGAACTCTGGCATTTGCAGGCCCTCAACACCCTGCTCATGCAGACCTCCACCCTGGAAGGCAATTCGCTCTTCTTCGAGGCGCTCTCCGGGCCGGTCGTGGCGTCCGGGCTGGGTCTCGGGCTGATCCTCTACTCGGTGCTCAACGTACTCGGCCTGCCCGTACTGCTTGTCTATGGCGTGGTGCGCGGCCTGGGCCAGTCCACGCCTCACGGCCTGCTCCTCGAAGTGATCGGCGCACTGCTCGGACGATTCTATTTCATGAAAAAATACGGCAAGCAGTGGCGGCATTACGCCCCAGTTCTGCTGGCCGGGTTCTCCTGCGGCATGGGCCTCACCGGCATGTTCGCCATGGGCTGCACCCTGATCATGAAATCGCTGGGCCGATTGGCATATTGA
- a CDS encoding substrate-binding periplasmic protein, protein MKRTFLITTFTLTMALIASAFDMTHAAQTALQKKDITIGMPSTDWPPYLISTTDNQHKGVLIDIFRAITEPMGYTTSAVHLPDKRTWELLGTGEVNALAMAKEWTANPDQFLWSEPFMLNEDVLLYLADSDLQYTAPQSLFGKSVAAITGFVYPALEPYFATGQITRVDTNSPYTMLELLSRHRVDAAMVNRAETQWFLRNHPNLEPERFRMDQTPFDSAWYRYVFIKTPQWERFVVEFNKQLRAMKRDGTLPAILDQYR, encoded by the coding sequence ATGAAACGTACATTCCTCATAACCACATTCACCCTTACCATGGCGCTCATCGCGAGCGCGTTTGACATGACGCACGCGGCACAAACCGCATTGCAAAAGAAAGACATCACTATCGGCATGCCGAGTACCGACTGGCCGCCCTATCTCATCTCCACGACGGACAACCAGCACAAAGGCGTGCTTATCGACATCTTCAGGGCCATCACCGAGCCCATGGGGTACACGACAAGCGCCGTCCACCTTCCTGACAAACGAACATGGGAGCTGTTGGGAACAGGAGAGGTAAACGCGCTTGCAATGGCAAAGGAGTGGACAGCCAACCCGGATCAATTCCTATGGAGCGAACCCTTCATGCTCAACGAGGACGTGTTGCTGTACCTGGCCGACAGTGATCTGCAGTACACCGCGCCCCAGAGCCTGTTCGGCAAATCGGTCGCCGCCATCACCGGGTTTGTGTATCCGGCCCTTGAGCCCTATTTCGCCACCGGCCAGATAACCCGGGTGGACACGAACTCGCCCTATACAATGCTGGAGTTGCTTTCGCGCCACAGAGTGGATGCCGCCATGGTCAACCGCGCTGAAACACAGTGGTTTCTCAGGAACCACCCCAACCTTGAGCCAGAGCGATTCAGAATGGACCAAACCCCTTTCGACAGCGCCTGGTATCGATATGTCTTCATCAAAACGCCACAATGGGAACGCTTTGTCGTCGAATTCAACAAACAGCTCAGAGCGATGAAACGTGATGGCACCCTGCCCGCCATTCTCGATCAATACAGGTAA
- a CDS encoding DUF6785 family protein: protein MNGRLRLRALLTGLILGLGLCIYTPINNALLHNAPLGGGHFPLAPFFIVTWLFVFDALASRLTKRPPFFSGVELMVVWLMMVLFSAIGFAGLGETFFINITAPERFAKDAYRWTEALTPMLPQAWFPHSPDAVTLFFEGLEGGKEMGLTAVLSAIPWDVWLPVLSVWSLFILAAFFVMICLMNLFGRQWVVNERVDFPLIRVPMLMGEALDQKQFISWWSNKYLLIGLTFAGLLHLLNGLHFYYPSVPQLPTLILAGSYFPKFGLFSGFYKLKLYFVPAFVGFAFLTTRQISFSMWAFYLLGCLLFGLLYVFGWQLPEAALGTTFGPDLARPEGAQTIGSYAIFFIFLIWLARHHLMETVTCFLRPSCLGGENLHEPKFGIPPKEWGPPIWPLWGLVIGMAFLMAWCWWFGLSISAAVLLPLAFMLVMLVSSRIVCQGGLPYFTLTAAPSDGLMGLFGTPFFGPVGIAATAVMQKILFLDVREAVAPTLFHGSKIRQETRRRNLVLVAIGLSLVLALATAFVTMLYLGYKYGLRELNLEWATQTVLANYENAQRLVDLPVGPNKWLLTYAGVGALIMVVLIYCYYKLPWWPLHPLGYLVAYSAGMKILWFPFFLGWLCNHLVLHYGGTSLFNRVRFLFIGLILGDFLMGGAYAVVGLFNEQAYTVFPL, encoded by the coding sequence ATGAACGGACGACTCCGCCTTCGCGCGCTCCTGACCGGCCTGATCCTGGGCCTGGGGCTGTGCATATACACGCCGATCAACAACGCGCTCCTGCACAACGCCCCCCTGGGCGGCGGGCACTTTCCGCTGGCCCCCTTCTTCATCGTCACCTGGCTGTTCGTCTTCGACGCCCTGGCCTCCAGGCTGACCAAACGCCCGCCCTTCTTCTCCGGCGTGGAGCTCATGGTCGTCTGGCTGATGATGGTCCTGTTCTCGGCCATAGGCTTTGCCGGACTGGGCGAGACCTTTTTCATCAACATCACCGCTCCCGAACGGTTCGCCAAAGACGCCTACCGCTGGACCGAAGCCCTGACGCCGATGCTGCCACAGGCGTGGTTCCCCCATTCGCCGGACGCCGTCACCCTCTTCTTCGAAGGGCTCGAAGGTGGCAAGGAGATGGGCCTGACCGCGGTACTCTCCGCCATCCCTTGGGATGTCTGGCTGCCGGTCCTATCCGTCTGGTCGCTGTTCATCCTGGCCGCATTCTTTGTCATGATCTGCCTCATGAACCTGTTCGGTCGCCAGTGGGTAGTCAATGAGCGGGTGGACTTTCCCCTGATCCGCGTGCCCATGCTCATGGGAGAGGCGTTGGACCAGAAACAGTTCATTTCGTGGTGGTCCAATAAATACCTGCTCATCGGCCTGACCTTTGCCGGGCTGCTCCACCTGCTGAACGGCCTGCATTTCTACTATCCGTCAGTCCCGCAATTGCCGACCCTGATACTGGCCGGTTCCTATTTTCCCAAGTTCGGGCTTTTTTCCGGTTTCTACAAACTCAAGCTTTACTTCGTGCCCGCCTTTGTGGGCTTCGCCTTCCTGACAACACGGCAGATATCCTTTTCCATGTGGGCTTTCTATCTGCTCGGCTGTCTCCTCTTCGGCCTGCTCTACGTGTTCGGGTGGCAACTGCCCGAGGCCGCGCTGGGCACCACGTTCGGCCCTGATCTCGCCCGCCCGGAAGGTGCACAGACCATCGGTTCCTATGCCATTTTCTTCATCTTCCTCATTTGGCTGGCGCGCCATCACCTCATGGAAACCGTCACCTGTTTTCTCCGCCCCAGCTGTCTTGGCGGGGAGAACCTCCATGAGCCCAAATTCGGCATCCCGCCCAAGGAATGGGGACCACCCATCTGGCCCCTGTGGGGGCTGGTCATCGGCATGGCCTTTCTCATGGCCTGGTGCTGGTGGTTCGGGCTGTCCATCAGCGCGGCCGTTCTGTTGCCGCTCGCCTTCATGCTGGTCATGCTGGTCTCCAGCCGTATCGTCTGCCAGGGAGGACTGCCCTACTTCACGCTCACCGCCGCGCCATCGGACGGTCTCATGGGGCTTTTCGGCACACCGTTCTTTGGCCCTGTGGGCATCGCCGCCACCGCTGTCATGCAAAAGATCCTCTTTCTGGATGTCCGTGAAGCCGTGGCCCCCACGCTCTTCCACGGATCAAAAATCCGCCAGGAAACCCGACGGCGCAATCTCGTCCTGGTCGCCATCGGCCTATCTCTAGTCCTGGCCCTGGCCACCGCCTTTGTGACCATGCTCTATCTCGGCTACAAATACGGTCTGCGCGAGCTGAATCTCGAATGGGCGACCCAGACCGTGCTGGCCAATTATGAAAACGCGCAACGCCTCGTGGACCTGCCCGTCGGTCCCAACAAGTGGCTCCTCACCTATGCCGGTGTGGGCGCACTGATCATGGTCGTACTCATTTACTGCTATTACAAGCTGCCATGGTGGCCCCTGCATCCGCTGGGGTATCTCGTGGCCTACTCCGCAGGCATGAAAATCCTGTGGTTTCCGTTTTTCCTTGGCTGGCTGTGCAACCATCTGGTGTTACACTATGGCGGAACCTCCCTGTTCAATCGGGTTCGGTTCCTGTTTATCGGGCTGATTCTGGGCGATTTCCTCATGGGCGGAGCCTATGCCGTGGTCGGTCTGTTCAACGAACAGGCATACACAGTCTTCCCACTTTAA